From a single Cyclobacterium marinum DSM 745 genomic region:
- a CDS encoding DUF485 domain-containing protein: protein MKKVNSIFQLLTALFFGIGLVYFLTYEKMWGGTPLTGEVVSWLLAGLVIYLITWGTSWGYVSSLNSRIKKIELEKKDLKALVFDLERGGKVNPVERKTEVSKDDTESSVIKPRENFK, encoded by the coding sequence ATGAAAAAAGTCAACAGTATATTTCAGTTATTAACAGCTTTGTTTTTCGGTATAGGATTGGTTTATTTTCTCACCTATGAGAAAATGTGGGGAGGAACGCCATTGACAGGAGAAGTTGTTTCATGGTTGTTGGCCGGATTGGTGATTTATTTGATTACTTGGGGAACCAGTTGGGGATATGTAAGTAGTCTAAACAGCCGCATAAAAAAGATAGAGTTAGAGAAAAAGGATCTGAAAGCTTTGGTCTTTGACCTGGAAAGGGGAGGGAAAGTTAATCCGGTCGAAAGGAAAACGGAAGTGAGTAAGGATGATACAGAATCATCTGTTATCAAACCAAGAGAAAATTTCAAATAA